A stretch of DNA from Labrus mixtus chromosome 6, fLabMix1.1, whole genome shotgun sequence:
AATTCTGTGGCATGTGAGTTATATTTGTAATCTTAGATATAATGCTCAATAATGAGCGTTTTTAGAAGAAAATTAACCGGCCATTAAATGCTAAATTAGATAGATTAGATACATTTCATTCCCATAAATAAGGGGGTAAACAGCAGATGATTTTAAAACACTCTGAGCTTAATATATACCTGCAGGATAATAAGACTGATGCATGACAAAAATATCCCGAGCTGACATGACACATCTGAATATGAGCATTTTGTCCCAGAGTTTCCAAAGCGAGCCTCATTTCAACAACGTCTCTGCTGATGGGTTTATCTCTCATACACCCACAGCTCTGCACAGCCTGTCTGCTTCCTAACCAGCTGTAGGTCCCATGGCCCCCCTCTCCTGTGCCTGGCACTGTCACAAGCACAAAGGTTTACTCAATCACTGGTTTCCATGCATGCGACAATAGGCATATGGTCACATCAGCCAAGAACAAACCCtgttctcgctctctctgtacTGTCACTCTATCTGTCTCCCTCGGAAACACtatgtttctatattttctcTCATGCACCCCTCGCATGTTTTCTCTCATGCACGCCTTGCATGCTGTTTTATGTCTCTCACAGAGGCATGCGTTAGTGAATAAGGTTTAGCTTTAAATAGTAAGGCTGggtattttctacattttatgaCGACAAATCATGTGTCAAGTCCAAAGTCAAAGATGTGCTTGACTGTGTATGGATTTTTCCAGCGCTTCATAGGCTACAATGACATAAATATTTATGGTCAATCCCAAATATGCATccttaatgctttttttttaacagatgtgtAATATGCTAAAAACCGTGCTCTGTAGATTTTAGCACACAAAATTCAAAGAGGATAAAGTGCATTTCTTGTCGCTTTTTCCCAGCCTGTTTGTATGATTGCCAGCATGCATTTGAGGATAGACCAGCATGTATTTAATGTTGCAGGTTGGTGTGTGTAGGATTGACTCAATAACTTAAATGCCCCCTTTTTGTGTAATCAAAGAACAAGCCACCAAGTGCAACCTAAGGCAGccctttgttgtgttttaacagCTTTTGGACGGGGGCATAAGCTTTAACAGGTGGCAGTAGCTCATTCTATTGAGACATGGCTCAGGAACCCAAAAGGTGGTCAGCAGCATAATGCCAATACACCACCTCCTGGACCAAAGCACTGAACCCTCTAACTGCTCTTGGCACCTGACTGTGTGCCAACTCTCCTTATACTGAAACTAGACTTTTCCCGAGATGGATGGAATATCTAATTCTGTCAGATTTTAAAAGGAGACTTAAACTGTAGGAAAAAAGGGCTGATTTGAAATAGAATATTCTTGTACATGCAATACAGTATATCCAATCTCCAGAACTGCTTCAACAATATCTCCTGTTGTAGCTTCTACAAGTCTCTGAACTCAATAAGGCACGAACGCCATTCTCCCTTAAGATATTCCCTGTAGGGGCGTACGGAGCTGTCTAACACATCCTCCCAAATGTCTTCAGTCGAGTTCTGATGACTGTGAAGGCCACACAGTTGCATATGATTTGCATCGTTTCCATACTTAAACAATTCAGCGAGTCCTTGTTCTCTTCGGAAGCATCTGCATTTCTTGTGTTTCCGAACTGATTTACTCTGGTTTGTCCTTGAAATTGTCTCCTGTCTGTAGCAATATAGACAAACGTATATGCAGTCATATTTGCATATTTCTTTCCTACAGTGTACAAATGGATGTTATAAATCTATCCATCTTAAGTGCCCGGACTCGTGTCACCCTTCGTCTCCATTGTTTGTTGAGTTTTGTTCTGGATACCTTGTTTAATTCCACATGTCAggcagaatttcccctcagggtcCCTGCTCACcgtccctttctctctcacaaacaaacTCCTATTCACCCCTCTTTTATAGAGTGCAACACTATAAGAATGCTGTTGTTTCTCCAATTACACTTTCTAGctgggtaaaaaaataaaatcaaaagcaaAATGGGGTGAAACTGCAAATGTATACATTTCTATTTCTGTATGGCTGTTTGAGCTTGCATTCCCGTCCCATGTGAATCACCTCAAAGAAGAGCACACAGGGGGGAaaataattgcttttttttgtattaaaccCACTGCACCATTCATGTAAACATCTTAACAGGCCAAAGACATGACTTCGATTTGCGAGGTCTCATTGTGACATTGTGTAGCATAGAAAGAATGCTCTGTGTTCCTGACATGTTTATTCAGAGCGGCTTGTGCCTCCATCTGTTTTAATCTTGGTTTTATTGACTGTATTGGGGTTCGCACCAACTCAATTGAGAGCAGTGCACGTGGGGTCTCATGATTGAAAAAGTGAATTATACTGAAAGTTGATAACTCCCTCTGAAACAATAGTGCTAAGCATTTAAGCTAATGTTTGGTAGTGAGGAATCATCCAAAAATGTGCCACACAAGCAAGGCAGATGACCAATATAGGAGACTCATCATCAGCTGAgtgagcgagagaaagagagagagagagagagagagttttagGTAGAAATGAAAATGGCTCTTAGCATGCAATAAATGATGTAATGATAAAGTGAACTGAACAATGTGATATTGAAGTATTAGCAGGAAGACGTTTTTCAGTGACAGGATATCTGGGCTTTAGTGATGAGTAGGTAAATCTAATACATGTGTTTCAAGTCGAGTATATGCCCTTTAAGTGCACTTCaatttgaaaatcttcatgTAGGGTTTATAGCTTAGTTAAAACTTAGAAGTAACTCTCTCGTGAACAATATATATTTCTTCTCCTGCTGTGTACTGACAGATGAAAACATAGAGGACAGCTGGTCGATGTCAGGAGGTTTCCGCAATTGGACATCGCCAAGCCTATCGACACCCAACATCAATGAGGTAAACAGCTCCGATGTACTCAACCTATGACCAGGAAAGTTACTAAACACTGTTCCTGCAATCAGAtacactgcttaactgtgtcaTTAGAGGGAGGTCGTGTActtcttttatttgaaaacataaaatgttgATAGTTTgccatggaggaggaggaggaggacgaatggagaaaaaaatataattttctctTTTAGTTTATTGGATGTAAATATATTCGGATAACATGGTGGATACTTAGTGACTTGACTGGTGAAGCCAAACAGGCAGCTTGCGGCATCTGACTGTTGCTCAAACCAGCCAACCCTAAATTATGCATAACCTTAAAGATATTCAAATTTTAATTGGTGGattatgtaattatttttactCCCATACATTCGTCATTGAAGAGAAAATTATCTTTGGAGACCGAACCCCAATCTGGCTGTGAAcaatttttctttcttcagctgtaaagttgggagttttggagccagcctcaagtggtcaatttgaggaactgcagtttttgcaaaTTCTTCACTGCCTTCATTTTCAAGCCCCAGAGGTTACTATTGGATAACCATAAAGTATAAAACATGGTAGTCGTCCCAGTCATACTCTGGTCACTGAAGAGGTGTTTTGAAGCCGGATGATGGCAGTTGCATAATAAAAATGCAGTTTCAACCCAAGTTTCGGTCAAAAtggaaacaggcaaagaggtggagctgaggtgtTCCACAGGCCACCTGACAGACTGTTAACCGCTTGCATTCAGATCAGCCATGCCGCcaattatgcataactcttatcctttGTAAAATTACAAGTTGTGAGTTaaatgagctattcagaccaaaatattttttttttcggtcgttctgctgtaaaaatgggcattgttgaatgcatgtgtatgtgactcccAGGTTCTTTGGGGTCagactcaagtggacacttaaggaactgTGGGTTGTTGCAAATCCgcatggcttcattttttaatactGGAGGTTGGATAAgttcattttaaatgataatGCTTAGAAATGTTTAAGAAGGAGATCTACATCAATGTTTATCACTATCAGCTAGAAATAAATATACTACAACAATTCTCTGTCTCAATATcaagcaaagaaaaaatgtttgccATTGCCATAAGATGTGTGATTATCTTGTCAGGCGATGTCTGCCAACGTTCATTAATCTGGTTTACAATAACATTCAAGCAAGAGATCAAATTCCCTTGAGTTTGGTTTATTTGATTTTGTCAGGAGATACATTTTAGTTGTTTATTTTGATAATTTGCCACTCAGTGCTGCCCATCAAACAACACAttgtcatggaaacagaaaaaggtcacggagaggagaggagaggagaggagaggagaggagataatAAGTGCTTCCAAAGATTTCACAGTGGCTGATATCTTTGTATTTGTAGTCTTTCTCGGTTTAATtttgagttgaaaatcttttagtTTACAGAGGAGTCAATTGCACACTTTAAGCTCAATGCTGATATGAagctttgtcttttctttctcttttcacagGCCTCAAGTAAGGATATTGCTGCTTCACTGCACAAGAATGTGCTGTCATGGGGAGTGTGGCGGGGGCCAGAGCAGAAGGAGAGTGTGTTTCTTCGAGCAATAGCACACTCTGCCTACTCTCAGACTGCAGATAGAGGATCTTACAGTGGTGTTTCTAGCCTGTCCAGGTCTGCAAGTGTCCCAGATGTGCTGGGAAGGAGTCCAAAGACAGCATTTTCTTCCATTACCATCGCATCCCGGAAGGTTCTGCGCTCATTCTCCACCTCTCGGGAAACTTTGTGCCCATCCTCTCAAAGACAGCCTTTGAGGGTATTCTCTGCACATAACGAAAATTTTGGAACAGGAATCTTACCCACGAGCAGAATGAGAGTCCCAGAATCCCAGCCGGACTTGAGCAGACAGAACTCTACTATTGTAACCTCGAATAACTTCAGACAGGCCTACTCACCAGCTGATAGGTTGGCAGTGAGAGATTGGGGAAAGAGGAAAGCACAACTTGTtcaacacagacagagccaCACAGAGAGCAACAGAAAGGAGGATGTGATGGGCTGCTCTTTAATAGATCTGTCCTCGAAACCTTCCTACAGGTCCTGTGTCCATCTGGAGGTGCCTCTGAGGTCTAGTagctctgttctgtttttggaCAAGTCACTTTGCATTTCCCTTGTGGGACTGGAGGAAAGAAGAGCAAGTCAACCCACTTTGTTCAGGTCAACCTTTTCTATTCGCCTCAGTGGCTCATCCTGCCGAAGATATGCTACGAAAAGCAAAGTAGCCAAAACAAATTTGGGATACAGGAGACCCAGATCGGCCAAATTAGACGGCTACAAATGCAATAGCCAAGAGAGTAATTTGGGCCACTGCAGAGGCTCTCTGCCAA
This window harbors:
- the LOC132975424 gene encoding uncharacterized protein LOC132975424, with translation MSGGFRNWTSPSLSTPNINEASSKDIAASLHKNVLSWGVWRGPEQKESVFLRAIAHSAYSQTADRGSYSGVSSLSRSASVPDVLGRSPKTAFSSITIASRKVLRSFSTSRETLCPSSQRQPLRVFSAHNENFGTGILPTSRMRVPESQPDLSRQNSTIVTSNNFRQAYSPADRLAVRDWGKRKAQLVQHRQSHTESNRKEDVMGCSLIDLSSKPSYRSCVHLEVPLRSSSSVLFLDKSLCISLVGLEERRASQPTLFRSTFSIRLSGSSCRRYATKSKVAKTNLGYRRPRSAKLDGYKCNSQESNLGHCRGSLPKLRGDKVVKIAPACGVKVEVDGSDTQCLSATSGILSFRGPDRSNTKTARQKGNADEAAFPVRTDSRHKKHTFNTRSVDSRTWSKQTRSDETKERQDQDSSTEPPNVFISEKTFSSSEADSLEEMPQTLSLKEALELFRPDFISRSQGRLKRLEKRAMRRRALQESNPDLVLDLREEGCRQRRKCTTPDPLSDNLFKPRERSISGREMQLRSRRIYNKLPEVTKKKEEEKKRAVSQSNRVRAEVFKKKLLDQILQR